The nucleotide window TCGCGGTGCGTTACTCCCGTCGTGTGCCTACCCTCTTCTTTCGCTAATCGCGGACACCTTCGACGAACATCGTCTCTGAAGCCATAGGCATGGCTTATTTGCGTCGGCTTTTTTTGCATATTTGATCGAAACCCGCATTTACCCATAACGAAAATCATTCATTCCAAGCAGGAAATCACCTACTTGAGGTGATTCACTGGTTTCTTAGTGTTCAAAACTTCCACTATTTACTTGAAATAATATTTACAACATATTGACAAATCTGTTATCTCGCTTTACTATTTTTATCAATACTCTGAAGGTGAGACCGATCAATCGGTGCACGATCAGACCCTAAAATGACAGCGGTTACTAACCCTTTGTTTATCGGAGGTTTTTGGAGCCGTAGATGAAGATGCCACGTCTTCATCTACGGCTTTTTTTGGCACTTGCATGACCATCTCAGAAAAAATTCACTAAAATTAATGAGCCTAAATGAGAGGAGTGGTTTCATAAAATACACCTTTTCGTATTTATGTCATGAATGTTTTTCGATTCCCTATAAATATGAATTGACACAAAATTTATATATGTGAGGTAACCTAACATAATGATTGTATTTTTTCATCGCATCTTTTACAGTTATAGATATTCTCATATAGGGAGAAGGAGGATTAATTATGGAAGGTTATAAATCAATTTTTGATAGAATCAGAAATGAATACAAACTATATATTGTTGCATTTAGCATTCTTATTATCGCAGAGATTATCGGGGAATTCGAGTTTGCAGTTGGTCCCGGAATGTTAATATTATTCCCAATTTTCTATGGAATAATATTAGGTGTTATATTAGGCCCTGATTTAATTGGGTTGCTTAAAGAGAAAGATGTTAATGCAGCAAAGCCTTTGGTTTTAGTCGCTATAGCACCTTTCATTGTCAACATTGGTATTACCGCTGCCGGGAATATACCTGAACTTGTGAGCCTTGGTCCAGCCTTAATATTAGGTGAATTAGGAAATGTTTTTACCGTCATTATTGCATTGCCAATAGCACTGCTTTTAGGGATCAAAAGAGAAGCAATAGGCGCTGCCCATTCTATAAACAGGGAGGTTAATTTAGCTTTAATCACCAATTTATATGGTCCCGAGTCAGCTGAAACAAGAGGAACACTTTCCGTTTATATTATGGGAGGGTTATTTGGAACAATCTTTTTCGGTTTCTTGGCTACCCTGGTAGCTTCTACAGAATTATTTCACCCCTACGCCCTTGGTATTGCGTCAGGTGTAGGGGCAGGAATTATGATGGCTGCCGCAACCACCAGTTTAGGTCATGTATACCCTGCATATGCCGACGATATACTTGTACTTGGTGCTGCGGGCGATATGTTAACGGGAATGACAGGGCTGTATGTCGCATTATTTATCGCATTACCTCTTGCTAATAAAATTTACAGTGTTTTGGAACCTAAACTTAAAATTAATGAAAAATCAAAATCTAAAGTTGGAACTGAAAGGAGATACGATGATTATGAAGCTTAAAGAGTGGGTAATTTTATTCATTTTTATAGGTATGGGCATTCTTGCCGTAAATTTAATTGGATACAATACATCAATTGCAACTTCTTTTCCCGGAGTCGTCGTTTTATTGTCTATTGCATTTTTAGCAGTTTGCATATGGAAAGTAATACCATTAAAACTCCCCGTCATTATTTATTGTTCCCTGTTGGGATTACTTTTAGCATCCCCAATTTCACCTATATCGGGTTTTATAACCGAATCTGCAGAACAAATAGATTTTAAGGCGCCACTTACTATGGTAGGTGCCTTAGCTGGAATTTCCATTGGAGCAAGCATTCATCAGCTTAAAAAGCTAGGTTGGAGAATGATTATTATAGCTTTGGCCGTAATGGCAAGTACGTTCATAGGATCTGTGATCATTGCCCAAATTGTATTGAGTATTACCGGTGCCATTTAAATATATTATCACCACTAGAATAAGCGATGCTGTCGATTAATTATTTTGGAAAATTAAAGGAGGTCAATATTATGAACAACTTACATACCAGTGATATGATCATAAGAAATTGTTCCATTTTAACACCAGAATTTAGGATCAAAAGTGATCAATCTATCGTTATAAAAGAAAAAAATATATTAGCGATTAATGACACATCCATTATTGATGAACAATACACGACCTCAACGACAATAAAAGGCAAAGGGAAACTTTTTATGCCGGGGTTAATAGATGCGCACATGCATACATGCCAGCAATTTTTAAAAGGGAGAATAGCCGATGAATATCCGATGATCTGGACACGAATTATGGTTCCTTTTGAGAGCAATCTAACAAAAGAGGATGTTTCTATAAGTTCACAACTAAGCTGCTTGGATATGATAAAATCTGGAACAACTGCATTCGTCGATGCAGGTGGTTCTTATATGGATAAGGTAGCCGAGTCCGTCATTGACTCAGGATTAAGAGGCTCATTATCTTGTTCAACTATGGATTCAGGCAGTTTTATTCCAGAAAATATGAAATCAACTGCAACAGAAGAAATTAGCAAAAATATGTCATTATATCAAGACTTTAATGGTTTAGGCGAAGGAAGATTGAACATTTGGCTTTCTCTTCGCTCCCTTATATCGTGTTCACCACATTTAATTGTACAAGTGTTTGAGAAAGCAAAAGAACTTAATACAGTCGTTCAAACTCACATGAATGAGTATACAAATGAAATCAGTTTTTGTCTGGAGAAATACAAACAAAGACCTTTTGAGTTTCTTGAGTCATTAGGTATCTTAGATGCAAATTTTTTAAGTTCACATAGTATATTAGTTTCTGAAAATGAAATCGATATATTAAAAAATTATGATATCAAAATTGCACACTGCCCCATAAGCAATTCAGGGAAAGGGGTTACTAAAACACCGAACCTGTTGCAAAAAGGGCTTGATATTGGCCTAGGAACCGATGGTGCAGCCCATGGAGGATTGAGTATATTTGATGAAATAAAAACGTTAAAATCGATGATGCGAGCCTACTGGGGGGCACCCATTTTTGATCCATTAATTATGCCATCAAAAAAATTATTGGAACTTGCAACATTAGGCGGTGCTAAAACAATTTTTCAAGAACAAAAGCTGGGAACTTTAGAAGCTGGAAAAAAAGCAGATATGATATCTATAAACATAGATCAGCCGCACATTCAACCGACTCATGATATGGTAAACACTTTGGTTGAATCAGTAAACAGCAGTGACGTGGAGGATGTCATCGTCGATGGAAAGATGATCATGAAAAATCGAGAAGTTATGACATTAGACGAAGAAAAAATAATGCATGAAAGCAACTTGGCTATGAGTAACATCTCTTACAGAGCTGGAATTTAGCTGGTTAATTAAATTCCAGCATGTTTGAAACAGACAAAAACCGTTAGCCACCCTCCTTCAGTTCTTAAGGGTGGCTTACTCTCGGTATAACCTATAAATTACACATACTTCTTGCGACACCAACAGAGGTGAAATTCAACATGGCAACATATTTATTTTTTTTAATACTACTTATCAATCTTGGAGTAGGAATCCCATTAGGAATGTCTGGTATTGCAGGATTTCTTCTTCCTTTGCTTTACGTTGGTTTTCTACAGTTACCGCTAAGAGATTCACTTGCATTAAGTTTTTTTTCTTTTGCAGTAGCTGGAATTATAGGCGCATATTCTTATTGGAAATCAAAAAACATGGATTTAAGACTCGCTCTTTTCATTAGTATAGGGAGTATACCCGGCGCTCTATTTGGAGTGCAATTGAACGTTTTGATCCCCGAGCACATCGCCGAACTTATACTATATATTTTTATATTTCTATCAGGGCTGTCCCTTTTATTAAAAAAAGATACATCAAGTTTAAATCTTCAACGTTCGGTATTACTCGAAAACAAAATATTGATTTTAATAATAGGTCTCCTTACAGCTGCTATATGTTCTTTAACCGGAGCCGGAGGCCCAATTCTGTTAGTCCCATTACTCACTCTCTTAGGTTTACAAATAAGGATTGCAGTAGGGGTCAGTTTACTCAATTCTGTTGTTATAGCTTTGCCGGCCATGTTTGGTTATTTTCAATATTCAAGCATGGAAAATCTCACATTACTCATTGTAGCTAGTCTGATAGGACAAATTATTGGAATTAACATTGGTGCTTACTTTTCCAATAAAATTAGTACCAACCATCTGCGTATATTTATTACGTGGATTACCTTGATATCGTCCATGTATATGATTACAAGGCTATTTATGTGAGCCTCTCCAGCTAAATCAAAGATTTTGCAGAGGACTTCTCGGCAAAGCTGTTAAAAAACATTAGATTCAAAGATTCTTTATGACAAACATGTTGCTTAAAAACTCATTTTGTTATCATATTGACTAAGTTGTTACATTGCATTACAATTTCATTAATAATCTGAATATGAAATCGATTATTCGATTCATTGCCAGACCTAAATTGAAGGCGGTTGCTAAACCTCTGTTTACCGGAGGTCTTAGGAGCCGTAGATGATAGATCCTATTCTTTCATCTACGGCTCTTTTTTTTGGCACATGTTTATGAATATCAGAAAAATTTATGAGGGGGTATGTTAAAAAATGGATCAAAAAGCTTTTCATTACCCATGGTACAAGAAAGAGGACACGGATGCTTTTTTCGCTTTATTTCAAAACAACCTTGCCAATTTTGTTATAATTGCGATCACAATGCTTGGGATGGGTTTTTCAACGAGCATTGTTTTTGGACAGGTGATCCCGGGAGCGGCCGTAGCAGTATTGTTCGGTAACCTCTACTACGCCTACACGGCGAGTCGTTTGGCAAAAAGGGAACAAAGAGTTGATGTAACAGCATTATCTTACGGGATAAGTACACCCGTTATGTTCATCTTCTTATTCGGTGTTTTATTGCCTGCCATGACGCTCACCGATGACCCGGAGTTAGCTTGGCGAATAGGGGTGGCTGCCGCCTTTATAAGTGGGCTGGTTGAGGTATTGGTTAGCCTTATCGGAAGATGGATTCAAAGAAATTTACCGCGAGCAGCAATGCTGGGTGCTATCAGTGGCGTCGCTTTAACATTTATCGCAGGTGAAATGTTATTTATGACTATGGAGATACCGGTAGCGGGACTTATAGCGTTGGCTATTATTATCGTTGGTGTTATCGGAAAGGTAACCATGCCATTTAAGATCCCGGCTTCCCTATTTGCCATTATTATCGGCACAATTTTGGCCTATGCGTTTGGGCCAGCCAATATTGGTCAGATTACGGAAGGTTTGGCTTATGTGGGCTTTTATCCATTTATACCCACTTTAGCACCGTTTGAAGGGATGACTTATCTTTTCGGAGCCATGATTGGCATATTCGCGGTCGTTCTGCCTATCACCATCTATAATGCGATCGAAACAATGAATAATGTGGAGGCAATGGAAGCAATCGGTGATAAGTATGATGTCCGAGAGTGTCAGGCTGTTGATGGCGCAGGAACAATGTTGGGGTCTTGCTTTGGAGGGGCCTTCCCTACTACCGTTTATCTTGCCACAGTCGGGGCTAAACATATGGGGGCGGGTCGAGGCTATAGCATTTTAAACGCAATTGTATACACACTTACAGCCGTGTTCGGTTTAATCGCTGCCGTCTCGGAAATTATCCCTGTAGCCGTCATAGCACCCGTTCTTGTTTATGTGGGAGCTTCCATGGTATCAACGGCATTTGAAACGAATGCGACGAAATACTATCCTGCTGTCATTATCGCCATGCTCCCTTATTTCTCCAATTACTTAATGACTCGTTTTGATGGCGATGCACCAGAGGTCGTACAAGATATATCGACAGGGATTGTGCCACTTGGGGACGGAGCCATGTTCACTGCCCTCATTTTAGGTGCCATTACTGTTTTTATCATTGACGGAGACTATCTGAAAGCAACCGCATTTTCCTTGATCGGTGCTGGCTTTTCCTTCTTTGGCTTAATGCATGCACCGGAACTATCATTAAATGCCTCGCCGGATTTTGCATTAGGATATATCGTTATAGGTGTATTCTTTCTATATCAGCACTTTAGAACGATGCAAACTGAAAAGAAACATACATTGGACATTTGAAAAATTTATAGTTAAGGATGCGTGAAAATAATGTCAAAAACACTTATTAAAAATGCTGAAATTGTAACGGTTAATGAAAAAAACGAGATTATATACGGCGATTTATTGATTGAAAATGATCGCATTGCCCAAATTGATTCTCATATTGATGCGACAGGGATAGACAATGTGATTGATGCCCATAACAGAACGATTATCCCGGGATTTATTCATACCCATATTCATTTGTGTCAGACGCTTTTCCGGGGCCAGGGCGACGATTTAGAGTTACTCGATTGGCTTCAAAAAAGAATATGGCCTCTTGAAGCAGCCCATGATGAAGAATCAAGTTATTATTCAGCGATGCTGGGCATCGGGGAACTTATCCGAAGCGGAACTACGACGGTCGTTGATATGGAGACGGTTCATCATACCGGCTCTGCTTTAGAAGCCATTGCTGAAAGCGGGATCCGGGCAGTGAGCGGAAAATGCATGATGGATTATGGGGATGATGTTCCCCTGTTACTGCAAGAAAATACAGACGCGTCCATTCAGGAAAGCGTCGATTTATTGGAGAAATGGCATAATCACGATAATGGCAGAATACAATACGCCTTTTCACCCCGATTTGTCGTGTCGTGCTCGAAAGACTTGTTGACACAAGTGCGGGATCTATCCGCCAATTATGATGTTCATGTTCACTCTCATGCAGCAGAAAACAGAGGAGAAATTGAAATCGTTGAACAACAAACCGGCATGCGCAACGTTACTTATCTCGATCACATTGGCTTAGCCAACGAGCGATTAATTCTTGCGCATTGTGTTTGGTTGGATGATGAAGAAAAATCCATTATTAAAAACAAAGGTGTTAACGTGAGCCATTGTCCCGGATCTAACCTGAAATTGGCATCCGGTGTAGCCGAAGTACCCGATATGTTGGATAATGACATACGCGTAAGTTTAGGTGCAGACGGCGCTCCCTGCAATAACAATTTAGACATGTTGAATGAAATAAGATTGGCAGCAACGATCCATAAACCGGCCCACGGTCCAACGACGATGAAAGCTCAATCAGTTCTTCGCATGGCTACCATCGAAGGAGCAAGAGCTTTAGGGTTGGAAAATGAAATTGGCAGCCTAGAGGTTGGCAAGAAAGCAGATCTATCGATTTTGAATTTAAATGACTTCCATGTTTACCCATCATTCGGTGTTGATCCTATTTCCCGTGTCGTGTATTCAGCTACAAGAGCTGACATCGAAACAACGATGATTAACGGTCAGCCTGTGATGGAAAACGGAGCAATGAAAACGATGGATAAGGATATTATCTTAAAAGAATCCAATAAATCGATTGACCGACTTTTAAAACGCATGCCTACTATTCAATACAGTTAGAGCGCCGGAAATATAAAAATAATTATTGACAATATAAAAATCTTTCGGTAAACTTTATGTTAACTTTATAAATGTTGTGAGTTTAAATGTGTTATGTAAGCGCTTTTTACTCATGTGCATGCGCTGGTTTCGTATTTTTTCTGTTCACGGGACAAATATGGGTCGCAGCTTTAGATAATCTTATTCTGAGATTAACATCTATTGTTGCGGTCTTTTTTTGTTAAAAAACACTTATTTTCCTTTTTTCGTATAACCTCAATGATTGGGTTGAGGGTCTCTACGGGAAACCGTAAATTTCCCAAGCTACGAAAAAGATTTCTTCCCATTGGAAATCTTTTTTGTGGCTTTTTTAGTGTCAAATTAAACATTTACATTCTAAGGAGGCTTTTTGATGAAAACATTTCAATTTCATGTGAATGGGAAGAATGAAAAGGTTTATTGTCCACCAGCTAAAACACTGCTTGATGTCTTACGTGATGATTTAGAACTGACAGGCAGTAAGGAATGCTGTGGCAAAGGGGAATGTGGGTCATGTTCGGTCATGATCAATCATGAGGTGATTTGTTCTTGTCTCGTTTTAGTCGGCCAAATCGAAAATGAGGACGTCATCACTGTTGAAGGCATTGGACTTGAAGAAAACATGGATATTATACAAGAAGCTTTTATAGAGGAAGGTGCGACACAATGCGGATATTGTACACCTGGTATCATCGTTGCCACCCGATCTTTTATAAACAACATCGAGCACATACCATCCATTGATGATGTAAAAACCGCTCTTGGTGGTAATTTATGTCGGTGTACCGGTTACCAAAAAATTATCAAGGCTGTCCAATCGGCGGCCAAAAACAAATTCGCTCAACACAGTGATACACATTGAGGAAAAATAACAATCATTACGTAGCTCTATTACTTGCCGCCGGTCGCTCCGAACGTATGGGGACCGTGAAAGCTCTGCTTCCCTGGGGCGAGGAAAGTTTGATCACATACCAAATCAATCAACTTAAAAATATCGGGATTGGCAAAATCATCGTTGTGACAGGCTATAAGTCTGAACGAATAACCGAAGCTATTAAACGATATGGCGTACATATTGTATGGAACGACCGTTTTGATGAAGGCAAATGTTCATCGATCAGAAAAGGCGTTAAGGCCATTCGTGGCAACCCAAAAGGCATTTTAATCAGCACTGTCGACCAACCCGTTTCACATGTGACCTTAAGTCTGATTGTGGATCAATTCAATAAAACGAACCCTTCCATTATTGTTCCGTTATATCAACAAAAACGAGGGCATCCTGTACTTTTCCACGGCAGTCTAAGGCAAGAGTTGTTAAACGTTAATGAAGAAACGAAAGGGCTACGAAACATTTTACAAAAATTCAGCCATCAAATATCCTATTTGGACGTTAACGACCCTGATATTTTGTTTAACTTTAACACTCCTGCCGACTATTTACCACAGACCACAAAGGCGAAAGGAGAATCATAATGAAGGTATCCGATATGGAAATGATTTCGCCAACATCCGTCAATGAATGTTTGCAAGTGCTTTCCAACCGTCAAAACGAAAGTCGATTGATCGCCGGGGGAACAGATGCTGTTGTTCGTATGAAGGAAAAAAAGTGGATGCCCAATATATGGATCAATATCAGAAACTTGAATAAGCTTCGTTATATCTATGAAGATGAGAACGGCATACACATTGGCCCAATGACAACACATACCGATATTGTGCAATCCGATCTGCTTCTAAACAAAGCAGATGTATTAACACATGCAGCGAAAGAAGTTGGAGCAACCCAAATGCAAAATATGGGTACATTAGGCGGCAATATTGGCACTGCTTCTCCTGCAGGCGACACAATCCCTGCCCTCTACGTATTGGATGCCAAAATTGAACTACGCTCACTTCATGATACAAGAATTGTTCCGATTCAAGATTTCTTTGTTGGTCCGGGGAAAACCGTCATACATTCTGACGAGATCATTTCTGATATCATCGTTCGCCCTCAAGAAAAATATGAAATCGGCATATTTGAAAAACTTGGGCCACGTAAAGCGCAATCTATTTCGATTGTCAATTTTGCTACATCGTTAACATTGGATTCAAAAAAGCGCCATTGTACCGCCGGGAAATTGGCTTTTGGTTCAGTAGGCCCAACCATTATCCGCGCAAAGAAATGTGAATCCATGCTTTTATTGGATCGTCTGGACGAAAACTTGATTCAAAACATGGCAAAACTTGCTTGGAAAGAAGTTGCCCCCATTTCTGATGTGCGTGCGTCTGCTAATTACAGAAAAGATATGGCTAGTGCTTTGTTAGAAAGAGGGTTATATAGGCTAATGAAAAGGTGGGGAGAATAAATGAATCGCATCGCCGAGCATAAAAATGACACAAAAAACCGATATCACTGGATTGGCAAACGGGTTCCACGTATCGATGGGCCCGAGAAAGTGACAGGCAAACTCCAATATATGACGGACAGACATTACCCTGACATGGTATGGGGGAAGGTGCTCAGATCAAAGTATCCCCATGCTCAAATTACAAATATAGATACGACTCAAGCAGAAGCATTACCGGGGGTTATCTGTATATTAACATATGAGGATATTCCAGGCTTTAATGGGTTTGGTATTGTCACGCCCGATCAGCCTGTTCTTTGTGAAGACGTTGTTCGCTGTACGGCAGATGCTGTTGCACTTGTTGCCGCTGAAACAAACGAAATCGCCGAAGAAGCCCTTCGTCTCATTCAAGTGGATTATCATCCGTTGGGGGTCGTAGACGATGCAGAATACGCTATGACCGAGCAAGCCCCACCTCTACACCCGGACGGAAATATTCATGGCCACTTCAAAATACAAAACGGTGATATCAACCACGCATTCGAAGAAGCCGACTACATTTTTGAAAACACCTATTATTCACCTCGTCAAATGCATGCTTTCATAGAGACTGAAGGCGGTTGGGGCAAACTTGAAGAAGACGGTACGTTAACCATTCAATGTCCTGCTCAATACGCCTACAGAGATCGGCTGCAGATTTCACGTGCCCTCGGCATAAACCCGGAGAGCATCCATGTGATATCGAGCCCTAACGGTGGGGGGTTCGGGGGCAAAGATGAAATTACTGTACAAATTTACCTTGCATTGCTCGCCCTTCATAGTGGTGGACGTCCCGTGAAAATTCATTTGAATCGAGAGGAATCCGTCCAAGCAAGTCTAAAAAGGCACCCTTTTAAGGTACACGTTAAAACCGGTGTAAACAAGGACGGACGAATTATTGCCAACCAAGTAAGAGCTGTTGCTGATACAGGTGCCTACGCCTCACTGGGGCCGGCTGTTACATCACTGGCCGTCGAGCATGCTTGCGGACCATACACAATCCCCAATGTTGACATTGAAGGGTTTTGCGTGTATACCAATAACGGTATCGCAGGCGCTTTCAGGGGTTTTGGTGTTAATCAGGTTTGTGTCGGCATTGAAACACATATAGACATGACCGCCGAAAAGATCGGTATGGATCCGATTGAGATCAGAAAGAAAAATGCCTATCGTCAAGGCGACATTTCTAGTGTCGGACATGTGGTTAAGTCCAGTGTCGGTACTCACCAGACGTTATATAAAGCTCAACATTGTGATCTGTGGGTCAATCGGGAAACTTACAAAAAACAAACGACTGAACCATGGAAAAAAAGAGGCGTCGCTGTCGCAACCTCCTTCCACGGTGTTGGTATGGGGATTGATACACCCGATTACGGCGCAGCGTCCATCGAATTGTTGCCTGACGGTCACATGAAAGTAGCGGTTGGGTGTGAAGAAATCGGCACCGGTAATGGCACTGTCTACGCCCAAGTTTGTGCAGAGCTACTCCACTGTGACATTTCCCACATATCAGTCGTTCAGGGGGATACGGCTGAAACGTTGGATGGGGGAACGATTTCCGCTTCCAGATCCACGTATACGGGTACAAGAGCGATTGCGACCGTCGCTCCCCAGATGATTCAACGGCTGATTGAAGCTGCAGGACATATACTCGATGTCCCTACAAAAAATATGGAAATCGAAAATGGGTCTATAATTAACAAAAATAATCAATCCATTTTACTTTCTTTTCGTCAAATTTATGATTACTTAGTGAAGAACCAAATTTCTACGACAGTGCAAGGGCACTTTTATTTACCGAAAGAAAAGAACGAAATTCAAGGTTCCGGCGGAGCACCTCATCATATTTACGGGTACTTGACGCATGTCGTTATGGTTGAAGTGGACACATTGACCGGCGAAACGGATGTTTTACGTGTTGTCTCGATACCAGACTGTGGGAAAGTGATGAATCTACAAGGTCTTGAAGGGCAAGCTGAAGGGGGAGCCGTCATGGGGATTGGCTATACATTGTTCGAAGATGTCATCATCGAAGATGGGCATAATAAAACCAACAATTTATCTGATTATATCATCCCGACCATTCTGGAAACACCTGAAATTGAAACGATACCGGTTGAAGACCCTGAACCTTCTAACCCTTTCGGCGCCAAAGGGATCGGCGAAGTAGTGATGATCCCAATTATTCCCGCTATTATGTCCGCCATCTACGATGCCACCGGTGCAAAGGTAAGACATCTGCCTGCAACGCCGGAACGTATTTACGAAGCAATGAAACCCATTCAGATGTCATCGGGGTGATGGCACATGTTTAACCCAAAATTATTTGAATTGTTATCTGATTCACTGAAAAAACAACATGAAATCGCGTTAATCACCATAACGTCTCACTCTACGG belongs to Salicibibacter cibi and includes:
- a CDS encoding (2Fe-2S)-binding protein, whose product is MKTFQFHVNGKNEKVYCPPAKTLLDVLRDDLELTGSKECCGKGECGSCSVMINHEVICSCLVLVGQIENEDVITVEGIGLEENMDIIQEAFIEEGATQCGYCTPGIIVATRSFINNIEHIPSIDDVKTALGGNLCRCTGYQKIIKAVQSAAKNKFAQHSDTH
- a CDS encoding FAD binding domain-containing protein, whose translation is MKVSDMEMISPTSVNECLQVLSNRQNESRLIAGGTDAVVRMKEKKWMPNIWINIRNLNKLRYIYEDENGIHIGPMTTHTDIVQSDLLLNKADVLTHAAKEVGATQMQNMGTLGGNIGTASPAGDTIPALYVLDAKIELRSLHDTRIVPIQDFFVGPGKTVIHSDEIISDIIVRPQEKYEIGIFEKLGPRKAQSISIVNFATSLTLDSKKRHCTAGKLAFGSVGPTIIRAKKCESMLLLDRLDENLIQNMAKLAWKEVAPISDVRASANYRKDMASALLERGLYRLMKRWGE
- a CDS encoding DUF3100 domain-containing protein, with product MEGYKSIFDRIRNEYKLYIVAFSILIIAEIIGEFEFAVGPGMLILFPIFYGIILGVILGPDLIGLLKEKDVNAAKPLVLVAIAPFIVNIGITAAGNIPELVSLGPALILGELGNVFTVIIALPIALLLGIKREAIGAAHSINREVNLALITNLYGPESAETRGTLSVYIMGGLFGTIFFGFLATLVASTELFHPYALGIASGVGAGIMMAAATTSLGHVYPAYADDILVLGAAGDMLTGMTGLYVALFIALPLANKIYSVLEPKLKINEKSKSKVGTERRYDDYEA
- a CDS encoding sulfite exporter TauE/SafE family protein encodes the protein MATYLFFLILLINLGVGIPLGMSGIAGFLLPLLYVGFLQLPLRDSLALSFFSFAVAGIIGAYSYWKSKNMDLRLALFISIGSIPGALFGVQLNVLIPEHIAELILYIFIFLSGLSLLLKKDTSSLNLQRSVLLENKILILIIGLLTAAICSLTGAGGPILLVPLLTLLGLQIRIAVGVSLLNSVVIALPAMFGYFQYSSMENLTLLIVASLIGQIIGINIGAYFSNKISTNHLRIFITWITLISSMYMITRLFM
- a CDS encoding NCS2 family permease, coding for MDQKAFHYPWYKKEDTDAFFALFQNNLANFVIIAITMLGMGFSTSIVFGQVIPGAAVAVLFGNLYYAYTASRLAKREQRVDVTALSYGISTPVMFIFLFGVLLPAMTLTDDPELAWRIGVAAAFISGLVEVLVSLIGRWIQRNLPRAAMLGAISGVALTFIAGEMLFMTMEIPVAGLIALAIIIVGVIGKVTMPFKIPASLFAIIIGTILAYAFGPANIGQITEGLAYVGFYPFIPTLAPFEGMTYLFGAMIGIFAVVLPITIYNAIETMNNVEAMEAIGDKYDVRECQAVDGAGTMLGSCFGGAFPTTVYLATVGAKHMGAGRGYSILNAIVYTLTAVFGLIAAVSEIIPVAVIAPVLVYVGASMVSTAFETNATKYYPAVIIAMLPYFSNYLMTRFDGDAPEVVQDISTGIVPLGDGAMFTALILGAITVFIIDGDYLKATAFSLIGAGFSFFGLMHAPELSLNASPDFALGYIVIGVFFLYQHFRTMQTEKKHTLDI
- a CDS encoding 5'-deoxyadenosine deaminase; amino-acid sequence: MSKTLIKNAEIVTVNEKNEIIYGDLLIENDRIAQIDSHIDATGIDNVIDAHNRTIIPGFIHTHIHLCQTLFRGQGDDLELLDWLQKRIWPLEAAHDEESSYYSAMLGIGELIRSGTTTVVDMETVHHTGSALEAIAESGIRAVSGKCMMDYGDDVPLLLQENTDASIQESVDLLEKWHNHDNGRIQYAFSPRFVVSCSKDLLTQVRDLSANYDVHVHSHAAENRGEIEIVEQQTGMRNVTYLDHIGLANERLILAHCVWLDDEEKSIIKNKGVNVSHCPGSNLKLASGVAEVPDMLDNDIRVSLGADGAPCNNNLDMLNEIRLAATIHKPAHGPTTMKAQSVLRMATIEGARALGLENEIGSLEVGKKADLSILNLNDFHVYPSFGVDPISRVVYSATRADIETTMINGQPVMENGAMKTMDKDIILKESNKSIDRLLKRMPTIQYS
- a CDS encoding amidohydrolase, producing the protein MNNLHTSDMIIRNCSILTPEFRIKSDQSIVIKEKNILAINDTSIIDEQYTTSTTIKGKGKLFMPGLIDAHMHTCQQFLKGRIADEYPMIWTRIMVPFESNLTKEDVSISSQLSCLDMIKSGTTAFVDAGGSYMDKVAESVIDSGLRGSLSCSTMDSGSFIPENMKSTATEEISKNMSLYQDFNGLGEGRLNIWLSLRSLISCSPHLIVQVFEKAKELNTVVQTHMNEYTNEISFCLEKYKQRPFEFLESLGILDANFLSSHSILVSENEIDILKNYDIKIAHCPISNSGKGVTKTPNLLQKGLDIGLGTDGAAHGGLSIFDEIKTLKSMMRAYWGAPIFDPLIMPSKKLLELATLGGAKTIFQEQKLGTLEAGKKADMISINIDQPHIQPTHDMVNTLVESVNSSDVEDVIVDGKMIMKNREVMTLDEEKIMHESNLAMSNISYRAGI
- a CDS encoding nucleotidyltransferase family protein translates to MGTVKALLPWGEESLITYQINQLKNIGIGKIIVVTGYKSERITEAIKRYGVHIVWNDRFDEGKCSSIRKGVKAIRGNPKGILISTVDQPVSHVTLSLIVDQFNKTNPSIIVPLYQQKRGHPVLFHGSLRQELLNVNEETKGLRNILQKFSHQISYLDVNDPDILFNFNTPADYLPQTTKAKGES